From Micromonospora rifamycinica, a single genomic window includes:
- a CDS encoding extracellular solute-binding protein, whose translation MTAFSATFLPTSGSPGPTPAPTHVSPVADPTTDPFAPLPPGDKLLIASGADESKKKAREQAVKDWNAKHPDIPADIFEVEGNTDVQRAKFRDYLDPAAPERVDIVNLDSVHLAEFADAKAQGSPLLVALDEKAPDIPNPITNEVREGFLTKPLLTCYWQDRLYALPYNSDVGLLFFQAGTTVPNKAEELPRILAAAPAGSRRVAIQLSPDEAFVVNVLEQLLEVNENLLNADGSRPKVVQAEWEKALTVVRGKVRDGQLWYRDDGNESAEKDTALAFKREEAVAMRNWPVWFGEIQRKPQVRSLFGPGILGGQNLAVAQKSRHKAQAIELIKFLTSAETQQKLLLEGSFVPTTQKTYEEPLVQDRIPYLTVLRDAVEDARPRPITPDYHEVSEVILRYLYPVVTDDRPLDPNFERVMDAALS comes from the coding sequence ATGACCGCGTTCTCGGCCACGTTCCTCCCCACGTCCGGGTCACCCGGACCCACACCCGCGCCGACGCACGTGTCGCCGGTGGCCGACCCGACGACCGATCCGTTCGCTCCGCTTCCGCCCGGAGATAAACTGCTCATCGCCAGTGGGGCCGACGAAAGTAAGAAGAAGGCCCGGGAGCAGGCGGTCAAGGACTGGAACGCCAAGCACCCGGACATTCCTGCGGACATCTTCGAAGTCGAGGGCAACACCGATGTTCAACGCGCCAAGTTCCGTGATTATCTCGATCCCGCGGCACCGGAGCGCGTCGACATCGTGAACCTTGATTCCGTCCACCTGGCAGAGTTCGCGGACGCCAAGGCGCAGGGGAGTCCACTGCTCGTCGCACTGGACGAGAAGGCACCGGACATTCCCAATCCGATCACCAACGAAGTCCGCGAGGGGTTCCTCACCAAGCCCCTGCTGACCTGCTACTGGCAGGACAGGTTGTACGCACTGCCGTACAACTCGGATGTCGGTCTGCTCTTCTTCCAGGCGGGCACCACTGTTCCGAACAAGGCGGAGGAGCTGCCCAGGATACTGGCCGCCGCCCCCGCCGGGAGCCGTAGGGTCGCCATCCAGCTCAGCCCGGACGAGGCTTTCGTGGTGAACGTCCTCGAACAGTTGCTGGAGGTCAACGAGAACCTGTTGAACGCGGACGGCAGCCGCCCGAAGGTCGTCCAGGCGGAGTGGGAGAAGGCGCTGACAGTGGTGCGGGGCAAGGTGCGCGACGGCCAGCTCTGGTACCGCGACGACGGTAACGAATCCGCCGAGAAGGACACCGCCCTGGCCTTCAAGCGCGAGGAAGCCGTCGCCATGCGCAACTGGCCGGTATGGTTCGGCGAGATCCAGCGGAAGCCCCAGGTACGCAGCCTGTTCGGACCCGGCATCCTCGGTGGGCAGAACCTGGCGGTGGCCCAGAAGAGCCGGCACAAGGCCCAGGCGATCGAACTGATCAAGTTTCTCACCAGTGCCGAGACGCAGCAGAAGCTCCTGCTCGAGGGGAGCTTCGTACCGACCACCCAGAAAACCTACGAGGAACCGCTGGTGCAGGACCGCATCCCGTATCTCACCGTGCTGCGCGACGCGGTCGAGGATGCCCGGCCCCGCCCCATCACGCCGGACTACCACGAAGTTTCCGAAGTCATCCTCAGGTACCTGTACCCGGTCGTCACGGACGACAGGCCACTCGATCCGAACTTCGAGCGGGTGATGGATGCCGCGCTGAGCTGA
- a CDS encoding McrC family protein, whose translation MALISLREHQTYEGEPTTPALARAMGATGLVDTALTLDGRLRLRSGSRVGAVRVTAADDHLELHVRPKVGIARLLWLLGYARDPGGWRTEPVGLTPDQDLVPAMAVAFATAASRALAPGVLSGYRTVEAATPLVRGRIREADQLRARPGLALPVEVRYDDYVPDVPENRILLSAVRRLHRLPGVPPATRNALHRLAGALADVTPLTPGTPVPRTVPNRFTARYQPALRLARLILAGAGIEHVPGSTSATGFVFDLNTVFEDWLTTALGDALTTRHGGTVARQHPVRLDHDHLLPLVRPDITWWDGRRCLAVIDAKYKTPGSTPPRDDVYQLLAYCTTLRLTHGHLVYAATGAGPASYRLHGSGVRIRVHRLDLSAPLQHLHEQVERIAAAVATAQRCPDA comes from the coding sequence GTGGCACTGATCAGCCTCCGGGAGCACCAGACGTACGAGGGTGAGCCGACCACGCCGGCGCTCGCCCGGGCGATGGGCGCCACCGGGCTCGTCGACACCGCACTCACCCTCGACGGGCGGCTCCGGCTGCGATCCGGCTCCCGGGTGGGCGCGGTCCGCGTCACCGCCGCCGACGACCACCTGGAGCTGCACGTACGGCCGAAGGTCGGCATCGCGCGGCTGCTCTGGCTGCTCGGCTACGCGCGGGATCCCGGCGGCTGGCGTACCGAACCGGTCGGCCTGACCCCCGACCAGGACCTGGTGCCCGCGATGGCGGTCGCCTTCGCCACCGCCGCGTCCCGAGCTCTCGCGCCCGGGGTGTTGTCCGGGTACCGCACCGTCGAGGCGGCGACGCCGCTGGTGCGCGGCCGGATCAGGGAGGCGGACCAGCTGCGCGCCCGGCCGGGGCTGGCCCTGCCGGTGGAGGTGCGCTACGACGACTACGTCCCGGACGTACCGGAGAACCGGATCCTGTTGTCGGCGGTACGCCGCCTGCACCGGCTCCCCGGTGTTCCACCGGCCACCCGCAACGCCCTGCACCGCCTCGCGGGCGCACTCGCCGACGTCACCCCCCTCACGCCGGGTACCCCCGTGCCCCGGACCGTGCCCAACCGGTTCACCGCCCGCTACCAGCCGGCGCTACGGCTCGCCCGGCTGATCCTGGCCGGGGCCGGCATAGAACACGTCCCGGGGTCGACCTCGGCGACCGGCTTCGTGTTCGACCTCAACACGGTCTTCGAGGACTGGTTGACCACCGCCCTCGGCGACGCGCTCACCACCCGCCACGGCGGGACCGTCGCCCGCCAGCACCCGGTGCGCCTCGACCACGACCATCTGCTGCCCCTGGTCAGGCCGGACATCACCTGGTGGGACGGGCGACGGTGCCTGGCCGTCATCGACGCCAAGTACAAGACACCCGGCAGCACCCCGCCCCGCGACGACGTCTACCAGCTGCTCGCCTACTGCACCACGCTCCGGCTGACCCACGGCCACCTCGTCTACGCCGCGACCGGAGCAGGGCCGGCGAGCTACCGACTGCACGGCAGCGGGGTGCGGATCAGGGTGCACCGGCTCGACCTGTCGGCTCCGCTGCAGCACCTGCACGAGCAGGTAGAGCGGATCGCCGCGGCGGTGGCGACCGCTCAGCGGTGCCCGGACGCCTGA
- a CDS encoding McrB family protein, producing the protein MNEDAVYTVARRVIDAGLAGDGSAFTPGRAVWTAQAADQLYARFVQQPNAGRGSFVRKLQGQLAGASPTAVQLMGELIYLHLLLPRDIGGPAKRAVISGALSLLPEPVDIPADLDTVLDAGVVRAGTAYLTQRDRQLAWLVRLVRAWKHLPADRRRAALHDPWEFRAVLDELPINSAYSQRNILLNLAFPDTFPAIASRRHKKLIVDAFGDELPHRTGDVDRDLAGVHTVLSARAGTPVHFYQPPWVDRWRQKAAPAGDGTGRRGWLVRGAKVHGHNLVGQWLAEGFCSIAYPGLPELKPGLSRAELDQRLREELPDFSPSQRGLHVGVLDRFLNRMGVGDVVVTVDGPKVHVGTVAGPATWLDTPEGRSNRRRRVTWANPDAPLTRNELSPEARDKLSGQLTVSDLGSYVDEFAALAELDDPPATEVVDPVEVAEVELPEPTDELADELLVDREWLSETVDLLREKKQIVLYGPPGTGKTYLAQALAQFLTGQADDAHRLVQFHPSYSYEDFFEGFRPRATADGGLGFALEPGPLKQLVTQAKDDPSQVHVLIIDEINRANLAKVFGELYFLLEYRDRSIQLQYSPSDDFALPPNVYLIGTMNTADRSIALVDAAMRRRFYFQPLFPGEPPLDGLLRAWLTKHDLPPDRADLLDELNRVIGDRDAAVGPSYLMTTRAATEKGLTRIWRNAILPLLEERHLGDGVDVDLRYGLDALRRRLRQQTAPTGVPPSGGPAGDPAQWH; encoded by the coding sequence GTGAACGAGGACGCTGTCTACACCGTCGCCCGCCGGGTGATCGACGCGGGTCTGGCCGGTGACGGGTCGGCCTTCACACCCGGCCGGGCGGTGTGGACGGCGCAGGCCGCCGACCAGTTGTACGCCCGGTTCGTCCAGCAGCCGAACGCGGGCCGGGGCAGTTTCGTCCGGAAGCTGCAGGGTCAGCTCGCCGGGGCGTCGCCGACGGCGGTCCAGCTCATGGGTGAGCTGATCTACCTGCATCTGCTCCTGCCCCGGGACATCGGCGGCCCGGCGAAACGCGCCGTGATCTCCGGGGCGCTGTCCCTGCTGCCCGAGCCGGTCGACATCCCCGCCGACCTGGACACGGTCCTCGACGCGGGCGTCGTCCGCGCCGGCACCGCCTACCTGACGCAGCGCGACCGGCAGCTCGCCTGGCTCGTACGGCTCGTGCGGGCGTGGAAGCACCTGCCCGCCGACCGTCGGCGGGCGGCCCTGCACGACCCCTGGGAGTTCCGGGCCGTGCTGGACGAGCTACCGATCAACAGCGCCTACAGCCAACGCAACATCCTGCTGAACCTCGCCTTCCCCGACACCTTCCCGGCCATTGCCTCCCGGCGGCACAAGAAACTGATCGTGGACGCGTTCGGCGACGAACTGCCCCACCGCACCGGCGACGTCGACCGGGACCTGGCCGGGGTGCACACGGTGCTGTCGGCCCGGGCCGGCACACCGGTCCACTTCTACCAACCACCCTGGGTCGACCGGTGGCGGCAAAAGGCCGCGCCGGCCGGTGACGGCACGGGGCGACGCGGCTGGCTGGTGCGCGGCGCGAAGGTGCACGGGCACAACCTGGTCGGGCAGTGGCTCGCCGAGGGGTTCTGCTCGATCGCCTACCCGGGGCTGCCCGAGTTGAAGCCCGGCCTGTCGAGGGCGGAGCTGGACCAGCGGTTGCGGGAGGAACTGCCGGACTTCTCGCCGTCCCAGCGGGGCCTGCACGTGGGCGTGCTCGACCGGTTCCTCAACCGGATGGGCGTGGGGGACGTGGTGGTCACCGTCGACGGGCCGAAGGTGCACGTCGGCACCGTCGCCGGCCCCGCCACCTGGCTGGACACGCCGGAGGGCCGGTCGAACCGGCGACGGAGGGTCACCTGGGCGAACCCCGACGCACCGCTGACGCGCAACGAACTGTCCCCCGAGGCGCGGGACAAACTGTCCGGTCAGCTCACCGTGTCGGACCTCGGCAGCTACGTCGACGAGTTCGCGGCCCTCGCCGAGCTCGACGACCCGCCGGCGACGGAGGTCGTCGACCCGGTCGAGGTGGCCGAGGTGGAGCTGCCCGAGCCCACCGACGAGCTGGCCGACGAGCTGCTCGTCGACCGGGAGTGGCTCAGCGAGACGGTCGACCTGCTGCGGGAGAAGAAGCAGATCGTGCTGTACGGGCCGCCCGGCACCGGCAAGACCTATCTCGCCCAGGCGCTGGCCCAGTTCCTCACCGGGCAGGCCGACGACGCCCACCGGCTCGTGCAGTTCCACCCCTCGTACTCGTACGAGGACTTCTTCGAGGGTTTCCGCCCCCGGGCCACCGCCGACGGCGGACTCGGCTTCGCGCTCGAACCGGGGCCGCTCAAGCAACTCGTCACCCAGGCGAAGGACGATCCGTCGCAGGTCCACGTCCTGATCATCGACGAGATCAACCGGGCGAACCTCGCCAAGGTCTTCGGGGAGCTGTACTTCCTGCTCGAGTACCGCGACCGCAGCATCCAACTGCAGTACTCACCCAGCGACGACTTCGCCCTCCCACCGAACGTCTACCTGATCGGCACCATGAACACCGCCGACCGCTCCATCGCCCTGGTGGACGCCGCCATGCGCCGCCGGTTCTACTTCCAACCGCTGTTCCCCGGCGAGCCGCCCCTGGACGGGCTGCTCCGCGCGTGGTTGACCAAGCACGACCTTCCCCCCGACCGCGCCGACCTGCTCGACGAACTCAACCGCGTCATCGGCGACCGGGACGCCGCCGTCGGCCCGTCCTACCTGATGACGACCCGGGCCGCCACCGAGAAGGGGCTGACCAGGATCTGGCGGAACGCCATCCTGCCCCTGCTGGAGGAGCGCCACCTCGGCGACGGGGTCGACGTCGACCTCCGCTACGGTCTCGACGCACTCCGCAGACGGCTGCGGCAGCAGACCGCCCCCACCGGGGTTCCGCCCTCCGGCGGACCGGCCGGGGATCCGGCGCAGTGGCACTGA
- a CDS encoding caspase family protein: MTNADRHPVGDPAVSHAVLIGTATYRHPSYRGRNLPGVSANVAKLGSMLRQDVPWGLAPVRCLAVMNPTSADEILTAIESAGTQCRGTLFVYYAGHGFCSSTNPDELYLTHSGSAEDRQATALEYRHLRDALIHCGAPNKILVLDCCYAGNATRTMGSLNGHLAIEGTFVLAATGPNRAARADSATGLTAFTNELVGVLGKDGVPGAGPFVSIEEVAARTHERLEASGLPLPTRQAHGYAGRRPIFKNYAHPATIAGLLDSLTEPESPPAARDPRLTLPHLAWGLLWSLAIGVACATITRSGHSEVWALRAGIVTSLLACAAFFATGAWLTRTGRQPTATGSRTIS; encoded by the coding sequence ATGACGAACGCTGACCGCCATCCCGTGGGTGACCCGGCCGTGTCACACGCCGTGCTGATCGGCACCGCCACCTATCGGCACCCGTCCTACCGCGGCCGGAACCTCCCCGGCGTCTCCGCCAACGTGGCCAAGCTGGGGTCGATGCTGCGGCAGGACGTGCCGTGGGGGCTGGCACCGGTGCGGTGCCTGGCGGTGATGAACCCGACCTCGGCGGACGAGATCCTGACGGCCATCGAGAGCGCCGGCACGCAGTGCCGCGGCACCCTGTTCGTGTACTACGCCGGGCACGGGTTCTGCTCCTCGACGAACCCGGACGAGCTGTACCTCACGCACTCCGGCTCGGCCGAGGACCGGCAGGCCACCGCGCTGGAGTACCGGCACCTGCGGGACGCCCTCATCCACTGCGGCGCCCCGAACAAGATCCTCGTGCTGGACTGCTGCTACGCCGGCAACGCGACCCGGACCATGGGGTCGCTCAACGGCCACCTCGCGATCGAGGGCACGTTCGTGCTCGCCGCCACCGGCCCCAACCGGGCCGCCCGCGCCGACTCCGCGACCGGGCTCACGGCCTTCACCAACGAACTCGTCGGGGTGCTGGGCAAGGACGGCGTACCGGGCGCAGGGCCGTTCGTGAGCATCGAGGAGGTCGCCGCGCGGACCCACGAACGCCTGGAGGCCAGCGGTCTCCCCCTGCCGACCAGACAGGCCCACGGGTACGCCGGCCGGCGGCCGATCTTCAAGAACTACGCCCACCCGGCGACCATCGCCGGCTTGCTGGACAGCCTCACGGAGCCGGAATCGCCGCCGGCCGCGCGCGACCCCCGGCTGACGCTGCCGCACCTGGCCTGGGGCCTGCTCTGGTCACTCGCCATCGGGGTGGCCTGTGCCACCATCACGCGGTCCGGTCACTCCGAGGTCTGGGCGCTGCGCGCCGGGATCGTCACCAGCCTGCTGGCCTGCGCGGCCTTCTTCGCCACCGGCGCGTGGCTGACGCGCACCGGCCGTCAGCCCACCGCCACGGGAAGCCGGACGATCTCATGA
- a CDS encoding trypco2 family protein, with the protein MGVGVDDGVELADLIWQVRHELSRAMWAGEHTDLRFEAGPVELELTVAVERSSQPGVKAKLMVVDAEWGERRASVVTQRITVVLQPRRADEPDRPPLISGAPEKGER; encoded by the coding sequence ATGGGGGTCGGGGTGGACGACGGCGTCGAGCTGGCTGATCTGATCTGGCAGGTACGGCACGAGTTGAGTCGTGCGATGTGGGCGGGCGAGCACACGGATCTGCGGTTCGAGGCCGGGCCGGTGGAGCTGGAGCTGACGGTGGCGGTGGAGAGGTCGTCGCAGCCCGGGGTGAAGGCGAAGCTGATGGTGGTGGATGCCGAGTGGGGCGAGAGACGGGCGTCGGTGGTGACCCAGCGGATCACGGTGGTGTTGCAGCCGCGCCGGGCGGACGAGCCGGACCGGCCGCCGCTGATCTCCGGTGCTCCGGAGAAGGGCGAGCGGTGA
- a CDS encoding effector-associated constant component EACC1, translating to MGAVTPTSDVPDIGPAGSVRLQVAGRGADRELDALAKWLRGNPVFGGGWPVSRLRPQDDPDGTRMGAGDLDTLLVILQSVLGLGQLVVAVEAWREARAVKGRSDLVVTIIYQGEVTVLGDPVASAGPSSPPAAEAAPAEADDDER from the coding sequence ATGGGCGCTGTCACGCCGACATCCGACGTTCCGGACATCGGACCGGCCGGTTCGGTGCGCCTCCAGGTCGCCGGACGCGGGGCGGACCGGGAGCTCGACGCGCTGGCCAAGTGGCTCCGGGGAAACCCCGTGTTCGGCGGCGGGTGGCCGGTCTCCCGGCTGCGGCCGCAGGACGATCCGGACGGCACCCGGATGGGCGCCGGGGACCTGGACACCCTGCTGGTGATCCTCCAGTCGGTCCTCGGGCTGGGCCAGCTGGTCGTGGCGGTCGAGGCGTGGCGGGAGGCCCGCGCGGTCAAGGGCCGGAGCGATCTCGTGGTCACGATCATCTACCAGGGAGAAGTCACCGTCCTCGGCGACCCGGTGGCTTCCGCCGGCCCGAGTTCGCCGCCGGCGGCCGAGGCGGCGCCAGCGGAGGCCGACGATGACGAACGCTGA